In Oryctolagus cuniculus chromosome 18, mOryCun1.1, whole genome shotgun sequence, the DNA window cccccagAGCCGCCACTGAGAAGGAGCGGACAGAGGTGTCCAAGAAGCCAGGCATGCATTAAAATGGAATTCGCAAGTATCTTTCATCCAAAAAACAGAGAAGGACCAAAAAGAAGAGTCCAGGGGTAGCGCTGAAATTCAGCCCTCTAAGTGAACGGCAGAAACTGTCAAACGATGGAGCACGAGGGAGCCACAGGCGCCGCGAGCGTCGTTTTAAATGAGGACACAGACGAGCGCAGAGTAAGcggatggcagaggcccacgcAAGCAGCCGCAGCGGCCCAGTCCGTGTGGGGGCAGGTACGGCATCCGGGGGGTCAGCGCCGGAAGACAGACGCCTCTGCGTGGGAACGAAGCTCCAGTACAGACGAAGCAAGCGGGCTGCACGGCCCACAGACGCAGGCATGGCTGGAGACTTTAACACCCTCTGGGCACGGACAGGGCGAGGGGGACATCTGGTAAGGACAGAAGGTACGCAGCCTACCGCCGACCACCAGGAAGTCGATACTTGGGGAACACGCCCCCCGCATGCTCGCCTCCCGCGTGCCGCACTCCACGGCAGGCATCCACTAACTTAAGACATCTTCATGCATTCAGAAGGATGGGGGCGGATGGGGGGCTGGCGTTTGACTCAGCCGTCAAGTTGCGGCTTAGGTCACCAGCAGGCCGTGTCACAGGGCCTCACCCGAGGCCCAGCAACGccgtttcctatccagcttcctgcccaggcgcacccctgggaagcagcagatcatgaTGGGCCCCTGCCGTCTACCtggaagacctgcattgagtttctggctctcggcttcgacccggccagccctggctgttttggggcACTTgtttagtgaaccagtggattctttctctccctttaaaataaaagaaaaaaaattctttaaagaattCAAACCGAGCCAGTGTTGGGGTGTAgtgttttaagccactgcctgcaacaccagcatgcctatgggtgccggtttgcgtcccggctgctccactttcccaatcagctctctgctaatacacctgggacagcagaggaagatggccgcagtgcttgggcctctgcacccacatgggagacccggatgaagctcctggctttggcttgacccagcccctggccactgctgccatttggagagcaaaccagtggatggaagctcgctctcccCACccttctttaactctgcctttcaaataagtaaaaaaaaaaaaaaaaaaaaaaagacatccaggGTGTTTTGTGACCACCAAGGCAAAAGAACTAAATTAGacatctttaacaaaaattatgttaggccggcgccgcggctcactaggctaatcctccacctagcggcgctggcacaccgggttctagtcccggtcggggcgccggattctgtcccggttgtccctcttccaagccagccctctgctgtggccagggagtgcagtggaggatggcccaggtgcttgggccctgcaccccatgggagaccaggaaaagcacctggctcctggctcctgccatcgggtcagcgcggcggccattggagggtgaaccaatggcaaaggaagacctttctctctgtctctctctctcactgtccactctgcctgtcaaaaataaaaaaaaataaaaataaaaaataaataaataaaaaaaaattatgtagaaAAACAGTTTGTAAATTAAGACAATGAAGTAGCGATTCAAAAGGAAATCAGAAGTGATGTTGAACTGGATGATAGTCAGTAGTCACAACACAGTCGGGGTTGGGGGGTGGCCCGGCTGTCCTGGGTGGAGAGAAGTTTATCACCTTAAACGCTTCCCTCACAAGAGTATAAAATCCATGGCCTGAGTTTCCACCTTAAGAAACCGGATAAAGAGCAGCAAAGAAATCCCcaaatataaaatggaataaacaACAAGGTCAGTGCACCTGTCGGATGACAGGTGTGAGGGGCTGCGACACCCAAACGGTGGAGGTGcgcacccagccctgcctgccctgacACCCAAGTCCTGTAACAAACACTGCCCTGCCCTCCACTGTGTTCCATCCTAGCGTCGCAAGTCCCACCTGCGAGCCACGGCCGGTGCACAACACTGGGGTGATTCTGCCCCCTGCTGACCAGCAGGGAGATGACAGTCCTCAGCCTTTCtgtgtttaaacatttatttgcaaggcagagaagcAGCACGCTCGCTagctcttcaatctgctggtttgctccaaAAGCTCGCAAaacccggagctgggccaggcaggagccagagccagggaatccatctggtctcccacatggaggcagggacccaatcgctagagccatcgcctgctgcctcccgtggcgtgcatcagcaggaaaccggaactgggcctggaaccaggactcgaacccaggccctccggcacgggatgcaggtgtcgtaACTGCAGTGCCAAACACGCAGCCTTTGCTCCTTCCCCTGACGCCCCCATCTCCTCCCCCCATCCCCCTGTCTAGGGGACTCCTTCTTCAGTCCCAGTTCTTCATCcgtggttctcaaacttgagcCAGCGTTAGGATCACCAGCACTGTCTGCTGCGGCACCGCactgggccctgccccctgcccctccggCCGCAGGTCTGCGGCCGACTCTGCTGCGCTCAAGTTCCCAGGGGCTCCTGCCAGGCTGCGAGCTGCCGCAGCTGAGAACCACAGCGCCTCCCCGCGAGGCCCACTCTGAGTTAGTGGTCAGCTAAGCGGTGAGGCCTGCCGAGTGTGGTTAGTGTGGGGAGCGGAGAGGCGAGAGGCAGGGCGGCAGGGAGACAGGCCGGTGTGTGGCGTcacagggtaagccactgccttagtcgccagcagcccatgtgagcgccagttcgagtctcggctgcttcacttccaatccagctccctgcgaacgcgcctgggaaagcagcagaggaagatggcccaggtgcttgggcccctgccacccacctgggagaccccgaagcagctcctggctctggcctggccctgtaccagccattgcagccaaccagtgggtggaagattctaactctgcctgtcaaataaattacatAGATCCTGCTCGACTTCCCCCCCCCTCTGCGCCCCAGGAGGCACCTCCGTTTCACACCTGGCTTCCTGCAGCCCATTGGTCACACTCAGCTGCTTGCTGTCTCCGAAGCCCCCCACACAGGACACCAGCTCCCTCTCGCAACCCCAGAGTTACTCTCCCCCTGTGTTTCCCACATCCCGGGGCCCGCAACACACTAGGGAATTCTCTTGTGCCAGAACACCACCCACGGGGGAGTCTCCTGTGATGCCGCTGTGACCTGGCGCCGGAGCCGTCGGTGCTGCCGTACCTGCCACACAGGGCCCCGGTGCAGCTGTGCCGCCACCAACCCAAGCCCAGAACCGCATCTGCTTTCAGGATCCAGGGCTgcgggaagagcagtggagggaCTTCTGGGTGCTGTGGGTGCCCCCCGAGACTGCGCCTCCCCAACCCAGGGACCCACCACTGAGGCCCTTCCGCTGAGCAACTTCCCCCAGGGGACTCAGGGTGCGGGTAGGGGGCCcggcagcagctgcaggggacGCCTTGTCCCCTGGTCCCGGGGCGGGTGGGCAGCGGGGTGCACACGGGCAGGCTCCTCCCTGGCCGGCTTCTTCCCCAGCGGCTTCGGCTGTTGGAGAGAAGAACCGAAGATCACCCGGGAGGGGAAGCCACACGTTGCCTCGACCGTGATTTAACCCAGAgcaaggaaggggctggggctgggcacggACTGAGACGCACCTGGGGCTGAAGCAGGTGCGAGCCCTGACGAAGCCCACGGCTCTTCGCTTCAGGGCACTTTCCAGCACAACGCCCCGCTGCAAAGCCTGTGAGTGCACTTGGAACAGCGTGGGAACCTGACTGCCCCTGTTCCTCTGTAAATTTAAGTACAAATCCGCTCCTCTCCACGGGCACATTACACACTGGACTTCAGGCACAAAAGGACTGGAAACTATATTAACTTAAAAGCAGTGACTGGgtctgtttgtctgtttgtttaaggaaaatattaaaagtaaccTACCTGCAGCAGTCATGGGATAGCCGGTGAAGCTGCAGCGTAAGGTGCCCGTAGCCCGTatcagtgatggttcaaatcctggctgcaccgcttctgatccagctccctgctaatgcccctggggagcagcagaggatggtgccaGGGCTcgcgtccctgccaccctcgtgggaaaccCAAGTGGAGTACCAGGCTCCCGGTTTGGCCTGGAACAGCCCAGCCACAGCCGGTGCAGGCATTGAGCCAACGGGTAGaaactctccctttccctccctctctctctctccctttgaaataaaatttttttaagcttttatttaatgaatataaatttccaaagtacagcttatggattacaatggcttctcccccataacgtccctcccacccgcaaccctcccctttcccactccctctccccttccattcacatcaagattcattttcgtttctctttatatacagaagatcagtttagcatacattaagtaaagatttcaacagtttgctcccacacagaaacataaagtgaaaaatactgtttgagtactagttatagcattaaatcacaatgtacagcacactaaggccaaagatcctacatgaggagtaagtgcacagtgactcctgttgttgacttaacaaattgacactcttgtttatggcatcagtaatcaccctaggctcttgtcatgagctgccaaggctatggaagccccctgagttcactgactctgataatttttagacaaggccatggtcaaagtggaagttctctcctcccttcagagaaaggtacctccttctttgatgacccattctttccaccgggatctcactcgcggagatctttcatttaggttttttttcccccagagtatcttggctttccatgcctgaaatactctcatgggcttttcagccggatccacatgccttaaataaaattttttaaagaaaaccctGGGCACCGCTAGGCAGTTCTCACAGTGGCCaccaggcggcagccttaccctgGGGCGGGCTGTGGGTCGAGGGGTTGACAGGTGTCTTGCTGTAAGCGAAGTGGCCACGTGTGTCTCACTGCCGCTCGGTTTTGTGTTAATCAGACCTCGCGCTCATTTGCCTGTAAACACTCGTGGGCACCATCAATGCCGGTCCCTGGCGTTCTGTGATTGAGTAGCTGAGTTGTCTTAAATGGCTGGGCTCCTAGGGACATTTGCGGTCACTTATTTCGGGTCCCCCTCCtctgcccagcacctgccctcccctctccccccaccctgtttCGCTCTTCCCCCTTCACATATGCAGTGGCCACCCGGAGTTGCACGGTCTGGGCTTGTTCCCTGTCCTCGCTGTGCCCCGCAGTCTGAGCATGGGCGGTCCCTGGGCTGGGGGAGTGGTGAGGGGACGCGGGGAGCCGCCCCGGGAGGGGACGCGGGAGGGCAGCACGGGGAGGGCTGGTGTGACCCGAGAGTGTGTGTTGGCGGCGGCAGGGGAAGAAGGGCGCTCACCGCTGGCCTCAGCCAGGGGTGGGGGTTCCCAGGGTGCCCCTAGCGGTGGGCTGAGCTCCAGAGGAGGCTTGGGGGGTTCGGGGTTCAATGGCGTGGGAAGAGGTCACTGCGGGTTGCTAGAGCCTGCGGCTCTCCCCCGCATCCCACTGCTGGAGCCCAAGGGACACACGGGCCAGGGGCGCCGGCCTCtctgcctgggcagggcaggaccagCACACAAGCCCTGGGGGAACGTGCACTCAAGGCCAAGAGAGAGATCCAAGGCCTGGGCTGCTTCCGAAGAACtcagggcaggaagctgcagcatgGGAAGCCGGCGACCCGTgggggagtgcctggttcaggtcttcccatccagcttcctgctaatgcacagcccgGGGGACGGCAGCTGATGGCTCCCGCGCGGGGGTCCCAGCCACCCGCGGGAGACCCGCatagaattcccagctcctggcttcaggtcggcccagctctggctgctaagacattccaggagtgaaccaggggatggaagacctctgtcaccCTGCATTTCAATCAATAAATCAACCCAAAAATTCCACACACAGGGACTAAAGAGTCTACTGGCAAAATTATCAGGAAAAAATGTTATAGTAAGCACGCTGAACATGTTAGCAAGATTGGGGCTGgtcactgtggcccagcagttaagctaCCAGATGGGGTACCTGCATTCCACATTacagtgttggctcaagtcccagctgctctgcttctgatccagctccctgctaacgcacctgggaagacagcagatgatggcccaagtgcctgggtcccaggcaccacatgggagacccggatggagattCTGGATGCACACTGTCCCAGCCCGGGACAAACGCCCAGCAGACGGCTGGCTGCCCAGGTCACGGCGGCGGGGCGTGGGCTTCCAAAGGGCCTCGCTGAGCAGatttaaggaaaagaaaggaaagtagaGAACCAGAGAACCAGCAACTTTTTCTTACAGGATTAAGAGGAAATTCAGTAACAAAAAACTGTAATAACTAAAATTAacaacttggggctggcactggggcacagcgggttaagccactacctgcagcactggcgtcccatatatatggttgccggtttgagtcccggctgctccacttccaatctcgctccttgctaatgagcttgggaaagcatcggaagatggccctagtgcagggcccctgcacccatgtgggagacccagacagagttccagacccctggcttcctcctgggccagccccacctgttgcagccatctggagggtgaaccagagaatgcaaGATCTCgcgcgctctctgcctctccctctctgtgtgcctAGGAGCCGACGAGGAGGAGCTCCCGTGGTCACGGGTGGGACGACCTGAGCATCACTAAGGACCAGCACACGGCTCCAAACCCCGGATGTGTGTACAGCTGTGAGTTCAGGAGGAGTCTAAGTCAGGGAGCTGGTTGGGTCACTTTTGTGGGATGACAGGGCACAAACTCATTACCTTAAAAACAGGTCAAAGAAACAGAGCAGTTCCCATACACATTACACGCATTCCCCGGAAGCAGTGCCGCTGGGGACCTGGACAGCCTGCGGAGGCCCGCTGTGCGAGCATTCTGGGTGACACGCGGGAAGGAGCCGGCAGATGCGAGACGCCACCGTCCCACTTCCCAGAGTGCTGTCAGGTGTGGGCCCTGAGCATCCCCTGGACCAACCTCACGCAAAGAGGTCCCGccatccccacccccccccaccccggggacgCCCAGCTGCGACCTGGCAGGAGGAAGGAGAGTCCGCACCCCTACAGAGACCAGGAGTGGGGCAGgaacgtgggggggggggggagaaaggagTGTGGTGCCAGCGTCCAGGGCCACATCGGTGAGGTGTGAGTGGGAAGGGTGGTGCTGGCGCACACATGGGGGCCCTGGGCGTGGGGGCTGGATGCATGCGGGGGCCCTGGGCGTGGGGGCTGGATGCATGCAGGGGCCCTGGGTGTGGGGGCTTCCTCAAGGTGTGGCAGGGAGAAGCCCTCGAGGCTGCCGTGGCCCCACTGCTGAGCCACCCTGCAGAGTCAGGTGGAGTCCCGGGCAGAGAGGAGGTACCGAGAGGGAGGGGTTGCTCGGCTACCTGCCCCCTGGGGACTGACAAGGACgactccaggctcctgtcccctgggccacacagagagacaaaggcagtgaGGGCTTCCAAACAGATGCATTTATtggggactgggggtggggaggcggggagcaCAGGCTCAGTTGGCCGCCAGGATCTCCTGCACCCAGGGGATGAGCTCAGTGACGCGGGTGTACACCGCGGGCGTGGAGGTGGAGCAGGTGTTGCTGCCCCAGGACACGATGCCCACCAGGGTCCAGGCTCCGTTCTTTTGGCAGACCAGGGGGCCGCCAGAGTCGCCCTGTGGGATGGAGAAGGCACTTGTCTCCAGGCCTGGAGAGggtgccagggccccagggccctgaCCTGGCGGGGTGCACAGAAGGAGCCAGTGGCGCCTGCCTGTGCCGCCCCCCCGGCCCAGTTCTGCCATCTGCTCCCGGAGGACCCCAGGCAGGTGTCTGCCCCTCTCCGAGCTTCACTGCTGTCCAAATCGGGCGGACACATCCAGCTCAACGGCTGGTGAGGATTGAGTCCCTGTGGGCAGCACCGCACCCCCTTGGGGCATCTGTCAGCCTCAGACCCGGTGTTCCTGGGAGCACTGGACAGGGAGCAAGGTGAAGCTTAGGGGGCAGAGGAGCAGGGTCCCTGCCTGGACCCTGTCCACAAGCGCATGCGCGGCCGCACTACCTACATTGCAGGAGGACACTCCATTGGCGCCGGCGCAGATCATCACGCTGGTGATCTTGGTGCCCCAGTACTTCTGGCAGTCGGCATTGGACAGGAGCGGCAGGGCCGCCTGCTGCAGCTTCTCAGGGGTCGTGTTGGCTGTGGGGACAGAAAAGGAGCAGTGAGGGCCCCTCAGCGCcccctggagggagagcccaGAGGTTGCCCGGCCGCGCATGCCCGGTGGGGCACGGCGGGTGGCTTTGCTCCTGCTGGACACACTGGGCGTCCCGcgcctccctgggcctccccctTCTGGACTGAGAGGGTGGACGGGGAGCCCAGCAGGTGAGTCCAGGCCCAGGTGCTCTGGACGAAGATCAGGCAGAGCAGCGGGAAGCGAGCTCTTGGGCGCTGACCCAGGCCCAGCGGGCAGACCCCCTGCGAGCGGGGCCCCCAGCCTGTTCTGGCCTGGACGCCCCCCGGCCTGGTTCTCCCGCCTTTGTGCAGCAGCTACTGTCCACGCCTTTGCTAGCTCTCAGTCTCCAGTCGTGTAGACTAGGTGAAagcatttaaaatgcagaaatggccggccccgcggctcactaggcgaatcctccgcctgcggagccggcaccctgggttctagtcccagttggggtgccggttctgtcccggttgctcctcttccaggccagctctctgctgtggcccgggagtgcagtggaggatggcccaagtgcttgggccctgcaccccatgggagaccaggataagcacctggctcctgccatcggatcagcacagcgcaccagctgcagcggccatttggagagtgaaccaacggaaggaagacctttctctctctctctctcactgtctaactctgcctgtccaaaaaaaaaaaaatgcagaaatggaAAGATCTGTGACAGTGTTGGAATTTAGGTcggagagatggggggagggggaaccaGCGCCCGAGGCGTCCCACCTGCCACGCCGGGGTGCCCGGCCACCTCTGGCTCCCGCGGGCCTCGTCTTACCGTTGTACCGGATCTTGCCCCAGCCTGTGGTGGCGCACAGCGTCCCCGCTGGGAAGTCGTCGTCGGCGCTGGGCAGGCACACGGCCGACACGGTCTGTGAGAAGCTGGCAGGCGTGGCCAGCTTCAGCAGGGTGATGTCGTTGCGGATGGTGAAAATGTTGAACTTGGGGTTCTTGAACACCTGTGCGCGACACCAGAGCCCCAGGTGAGGATCTGCAGGCCTGGGGGCCGCCCAGGAGCGGGAGACCACGGGCCTGGGGTGAGCGCTCTGCgcctgcccgcccccaccccaggctccagCAGCAAGGGGCTTCCTCCTTCCGCGCGCCTCCACGCCCACCCCGCGAGACCGGGGCGTACCTTTGCGATCTTCAGCACCTGCACCTTCTCCTGGCTGGAGCCCTGGTCAAACTCCCCGGCCACGACCAAGTGGGAGGTACTGGAGAGGCCAGAGAGGGGACGGGATTCCCGCCGTGAGGAGGCGGCCAGGCGCTGGGGGCGGCGAGTGTGTGCCCGAGTAAGGGGAGTACGGCCCCCTGCCCGCCATGCACTCATGCGCGTGCGCGCTGCTGATCCTATCATTCTGGCAGGACGCATGGGCAGCTGCAACCATGAACAAGGCCGCTCACTGCCTTGTCTCCAAGGGGACCCTGGGCAGAGTGAACTTTGTATGCATTTCCCACAGGGTCTCTGAGGAGTGGAGGGGATAAAGGACTCGTCCTCAACCATGACAGCTTCCCTACCGCACCCCAAGGGCTTCCCTGGGGACCCACGGCCCTCACCTGACCCCGCAGTGGGCGGCGGTGACCACCCAGTTCTCGCTGATGAGGGAGCCCCCGCAGAAGTGGAAGCCGGTCTTGtcctggggaagaggagggggggtCAGCAGTTCCCACCAGGCGGAGCCCCCAGCCTGACCAACGCCCCCCACCACCCGGTGCCTCCAGGCGCCCAGAGTCCCGCTCTCACCTGCAGGGACACCTGCCAGGGCCAGGACCCGGGGACGGCGTCCTCGCCATTGACGATCCTGGCCAGGCCGGTCAGCACGGGTTGGATGGCGGGGACCCCGCAGCCTGCGGGCAGGGTGCAGAAGGGCTGGACTGGAGCCACCAGGGCTGCACCTGTTTCTACCTCAGCCTGTCCAGGCCACCTCCTCTGCACATGGCCCCTGGACCCCCACCCAGCCTGCTGACCCCAGCTGGGGCCACCCAGGCTGCCCGAGGAGCAGAAATGAGGTCCGCCGTCAGGCCCCAGGCCCACGTCTGCTCTCTGCAACCCTGACCAGGCACAGCActactctgagcctcagtttgccCGTCTGTGAAACGGGGAGAACACCACTGACTTCACAGGGCCACGCTCCTCTG includes these proteins:
- the CTRB2 gene encoding chymotrypsinogen B2, with the translated sequence MVFLGLLSCFALLGTAFSCGVPAIQPVLTGLARIVNGEDAVPGSWPWQVSLQDKTGFHFCGGSLISENWVVTAAHCGVSTSHLVVAGEFDQGSSQEKVQVLKIAKVFKNPKFNIFTIRNDITLLKLATPASFSQTVSAVCLPSADDDFPAGTLCATTGWGKIRYNANTTPEKLQQAALPLLSNADCQKYWGTKITSVMICAGANGVSSCNGDSGGPLVCQKNGAWTLVGIVSWGSNTCSTSTPAVYTRVTELIPWVQEILAAN